The following proteins are co-located in the Anomalospiza imberbis isolate Cuckoo-Finch-1a 21T00152 chromosome 1, ASM3175350v1, whole genome shotgun sequence genome:
- the UBXN2B gene encoding UBX domain-containing protein 2B isoform X4: protein MTLYNALKGGGSQLALAELYEDEAKRQSLCSDKPTTTKISNPKVSQSLKLDSLKRLRKPERSMSDDKENQRFYSGDSEYRGLQISGASNNPSKIVAELFKEAKEHGAVPLDEASRASGDFSKAKSFSGGGYRLGDSSQKHSEYIYGENQDVQILLKLWRNGFSLDDGELRSYSDPTNAQFLESVKRGEIPLELQRLVHGGQVNLDMEDHQEQEYVKPRLRFKAFSGEGQKLGSLTPEIVSTPSSPEEEEKSILNAPVLIDDSMPATKIQIRLADGSRLIQRFNQTHRIKHIRDFIIQSRPAFATTDFVLVTTFPNKELTDESLTLQEADILNTVILQQLK from the exons atgACTCTCTACAACGCCCTGAAAGGAGGTGGTAGCCAG CTGGCTTTGGCAGAGTTATATGAAGATGAGGCTAAAAGACAGTCATTGTGTTCTGACAAGCCAACAACTACAAAGATCAGTAACCCAAAGGTATCACAGAG TCTTAAACTGGATTCTCTTAAGAGGTTGAGAAAACCAGAGAGAAGCATGAGTGAtgacaaagaaaaccaaag ATTTTATTCAGGTGACTCAGAATATAGAGGATTACAGATTTCTGGGGCTTCTAATAATCCGAGTAAAATTGTTGCTGAACTCTTCAAGGAAGCAAAAGAACATGGAGCTGTCCCATTAGATGAAGCTTCGAGAGCATCTGGTGATTTCAGTAAAGCCAAG tCGTTTTCTGGTGGTGGATACAGATTGGGTGACTCATCACAAAAGCACTCTGAATACATATATGGAGAAAATCAGGAT GTTCAAATTTTGCTGAAACTGTGGAGGAATGGATTCAGCTTAGATGATGGCGAGTTGAGATCCTATTCAGATCCAACAAATGCTCAATTTCTTGAGTCGGTTAAAAGAGG GGAAATTCCTTTGGAACTGCAGCGACTTGTTCATGGTGGCCAGGTAAATTTGGATATGGAAGATCACCAAGAACAGGAATATGTGAAGCCCAGACTGCGATTCAAAGCTTTCAGTGGCGAAGGGCAAAAGCTCGGAAG CCTTACACCTGAAATAGTCAGCACACCTTCTTccccagaggaggaggagaaatcCATTCTTAATGCACCTGTTCTGATTGATGATTCCATGCCAGCAACTAAAATTCAAATCAGATTAGCAGATGGAAGCCGGTTAATACAAAGATTTAATCAAACACACAG GATTAAGCATATTCGAGATTTCATTATCCAGTCCCGTCCAGCTTTTGCAACAACGGATTTTGTTCTTGTGACTACCTTTCCAAATAAAGAGCTAACAGATGAAAGCCTGACACTACAAGAAGCAGATATACTTAACACTGTGATTCTTCAGCAATTAAAGTAA
- the UBXN2B gene encoding UBX domain-containing protein 2B isoform X2, translated as MADGGAAPAQPDGDVPAAPAAGGRRDRQPRSSGRPPSARDLQLALAELYEDEAKRQSLCSDKPTTTKISNPKVSQSLKLDSLKRLRKPERSMSDDKENQRFYSGDSEYRGLQISGASNNPSKIVAELFKEAKEHGAVPLDEASRASGDFSKAKSFSGGGYRLGDSSQKHSEYIYGENQDVQILLKLWRNGFSLDDGELRSYSDPTNAQFLESVKRGEIPLELQRLVHGGQVNLDMEDHQEQEYVKPRLRFKAFSGEGQKLGSLTPEIVSTPSSPEEEEKSILNAPVLIDDSMPATKIQIRLADGSRLIQRFNQTHRIKHIRDFIIQSRPAFATTDFVLVTTFPNKELTDESLTLQEADILNTVILQQLK; from the exons ATGGCGGACGGCGGGGCAGCGCCCGCGCAGCCGGACGGGGATGTGCCCGCGGCTCCGGCCGCCGGCGGCCGCAGGGATCGGCAGCCCCGGAGCAGCGGCCGCCCGCCCAGCGCCCGGGACTTGCAG CTGGCTTTGGCAGAGTTATATGAAGATGAGGCTAAAAGACAGTCATTGTGTTCTGACAAGCCAACAACTACAAAGATCAGTAACCCAAAGGTATCACAGAG TCTTAAACTGGATTCTCTTAAGAGGTTGAGAAAACCAGAGAGAAGCATGAGTGAtgacaaagaaaaccaaag ATTTTATTCAGGTGACTCAGAATATAGAGGATTACAGATTTCTGGGGCTTCTAATAATCCGAGTAAAATTGTTGCTGAACTCTTCAAGGAAGCAAAAGAACATGGAGCTGTCCCATTAGATGAAGCTTCGAGAGCATCTGGTGATTTCAGTAAAGCCAAG tCGTTTTCTGGTGGTGGATACAGATTGGGTGACTCATCACAAAAGCACTCTGAATACATATATGGAGAAAATCAGGAT GTTCAAATTTTGCTGAAACTGTGGAGGAATGGATTCAGCTTAGATGATGGCGAGTTGAGATCCTATTCAGATCCAACAAATGCTCAATTTCTTGAGTCGGTTAAAAGAGG GGAAATTCCTTTGGAACTGCAGCGACTTGTTCATGGTGGCCAGGTAAATTTGGATATGGAAGATCACCAAGAACAGGAATATGTGAAGCCCAGACTGCGATTCAAAGCTTTCAGTGGCGAAGGGCAAAAGCTCGGAAG CCTTACACCTGAAATAGTCAGCACACCTTCTTccccagaggaggaggagaaatcCATTCTTAATGCACCTGTTCTGATTGATGATTCCATGCCAGCAACTAAAATTCAAATCAGATTAGCAGATGGAAGCCGGTTAATACAAAGATTTAATCAAACACACAG GATTAAGCATATTCGAGATTTCATTATCCAGTCCCGTCCAGCTTTTGCAACAACGGATTTTGTTCTTGTGACTACCTTTCCAAATAAAGAGCTAACAGATGAAAGCCTGACACTACAAGAAGCAGATATACTTAACACTGTGATTCTTCAGCAATTAAAGTAA
- the UBXN2B gene encoding UBX domain-containing protein 2B isoform X1 translates to MRGSPAGAAPTCPLSPLGFSSFSSHAPLRLGRRGRLWKSTGPFRKQCVLRSPGNGRDSPDTSLLALAELYEDEAKRQSLCSDKPTTTKISNPKVSQSLKLDSLKRLRKPERSMSDDKENQRFYSGDSEYRGLQISGASNNPSKIVAELFKEAKEHGAVPLDEASRASGDFSKAKSFSGGGYRLGDSSQKHSEYIYGENQDVQILLKLWRNGFSLDDGELRSYSDPTNAQFLESVKRGEIPLELQRLVHGGQVNLDMEDHQEQEYVKPRLRFKAFSGEGQKLGSLTPEIVSTPSSPEEEEKSILNAPVLIDDSMPATKIQIRLADGSRLIQRFNQTHRIKHIRDFIIQSRPAFATTDFVLVTTFPNKELTDESLTLQEADILNTVILQQLK, encoded by the exons ATGCGCGGGTCCCCCGCCGGGGCTGCCCCGACGTGCCCTCTGAGCCCACTCGGCTTTTCTTCCTTCAGCTCCCACGCCCCTTtgaggctgggaaggagaggacGCCTCTGGAAGAGCACTGGGCCCTTTAGGAAACAGTGTGTGCTCAGATCTCCGGGGAACGGGAGGGACTCTCCCGACACTTCACTA CTGGCTTTGGCAGAGTTATATGAAGATGAGGCTAAAAGACAGTCATTGTGTTCTGACAAGCCAACAACTACAAAGATCAGTAACCCAAAGGTATCACAGAG TCTTAAACTGGATTCTCTTAAGAGGTTGAGAAAACCAGAGAGAAGCATGAGTGAtgacaaagaaaaccaaag ATTTTATTCAGGTGACTCAGAATATAGAGGATTACAGATTTCTGGGGCTTCTAATAATCCGAGTAAAATTGTTGCTGAACTCTTCAAGGAAGCAAAAGAACATGGAGCTGTCCCATTAGATGAAGCTTCGAGAGCATCTGGTGATTTCAGTAAAGCCAAG tCGTTTTCTGGTGGTGGATACAGATTGGGTGACTCATCACAAAAGCACTCTGAATACATATATGGAGAAAATCAGGAT GTTCAAATTTTGCTGAAACTGTGGAGGAATGGATTCAGCTTAGATGATGGCGAGTTGAGATCCTATTCAGATCCAACAAATGCTCAATTTCTTGAGTCGGTTAAAAGAGG GGAAATTCCTTTGGAACTGCAGCGACTTGTTCATGGTGGCCAGGTAAATTTGGATATGGAAGATCACCAAGAACAGGAATATGTGAAGCCCAGACTGCGATTCAAAGCTTTCAGTGGCGAAGGGCAAAAGCTCGGAAG CCTTACACCTGAAATAGTCAGCACACCTTCTTccccagaggaggaggagaaatcCATTCTTAATGCACCTGTTCTGATTGATGATTCCATGCCAGCAACTAAAATTCAAATCAGATTAGCAGATGGAAGCCGGTTAATACAAAGATTTAATCAAACACACAG GATTAAGCATATTCGAGATTTCATTATCCAGTCCCGTCCAGCTTTTGCAACAACGGATTTTGTTCTTGTGACTACCTTTCCAAATAAAGAGCTAACAGATGAAAGCCTGACACTACAAGAAGCAGATATACTTAACACTGTGATTCTTCAGCAATTAAAGTAA
- the UBXN2B gene encoding UBX domain-containing protein 2B isoform X5 yields the protein MADGGAAPAQPDGDVPAAPAAGGRRDRQPRSSGRPPSARDLQLALAELYEDEAKRQSLCSDKPTTTKISNPKVSQSLKLDSLKRLRKPERSMSDDKENQRFYSGDSEYRGLQISGASNNPSKIVAELFKEAKEHGAVPLDEASRASGDFSKAKSFSGGGYRLGDSSQKHSEYIYGENQDVQILLKLWRNGFSLDDGELRSYSDPTNAQFLESVKRGEIPLELQRLVHGGQVNLDMEDHQEQEYVKPRLRFKAFSGEGQKLGSLTPEIVSTPSSPEEEEKSILNAPVLIDDSMPATKIQIRLADGSRLIQRFNQTHRDLGTNGIIQSFHVHILFTGLSIFEISLSSPVQLLQQRILFL from the exons ATGGCGGACGGCGGGGCAGCGCCCGCGCAGCCGGACGGGGATGTGCCCGCGGCTCCGGCCGCCGGCGGCCGCAGGGATCGGCAGCCCCGGAGCAGCGGCCGCCCGCCCAGCGCCCGGGACTTGCAG CTGGCTTTGGCAGAGTTATATGAAGATGAGGCTAAAAGACAGTCATTGTGTTCTGACAAGCCAACAACTACAAAGATCAGTAACCCAAAGGTATCACAGAG TCTTAAACTGGATTCTCTTAAGAGGTTGAGAAAACCAGAGAGAAGCATGAGTGAtgacaaagaaaaccaaag ATTTTATTCAGGTGACTCAGAATATAGAGGATTACAGATTTCTGGGGCTTCTAATAATCCGAGTAAAATTGTTGCTGAACTCTTCAAGGAAGCAAAAGAACATGGAGCTGTCCCATTAGATGAAGCTTCGAGAGCATCTGGTGATTTCAGTAAAGCCAAG tCGTTTTCTGGTGGTGGATACAGATTGGGTGACTCATCACAAAAGCACTCTGAATACATATATGGAGAAAATCAGGAT GTTCAAATTTTGCTGAAACTGTGGAGGAATGGATTCAGCTTAGATGATGGCGAGTTGAGATCCTATTCAGATCCAACAAATGCTCAATTTCTTGAGTCGGTTAAAAGAGG GGAAATTCCTTTGGAACTGCAGCGACTTGTTCATGGTGGCCAGGTAAATTTGGATATGGAAGATCACCAAGAACAGGAATATGTGAAGCCCAGACTGCGATTCAAAGCTTTCAGTGGCGAAGGGCAAAAGCTCGGAAG CCTTACACCTGAAATAGTCAGCACACCTTCTTccccagaggaggaggagaaatcCATTCTTAATGCACCTGTTCTGATTGATGATTCCATGCCAGCAACTAAAATTCAAATCAGATTAGCAGATGGAAGCCGGTTAATACAAAGATTTAATCAAACACACAG AGATTTGGGCACCA ATGGAATCATACAGAGTTTTCATGTCCATATCCTTTTCACAGGATTAAGCATATTCGAGATTTCATTATCCAGTCCCGTCCAGCTTTTGCAACAACGGATTTTGTTCTTGTGA
- the UBXN2B gene encoding UBX domain-containing protein 2B isoform X3 produces MRGSPAGAAPTCPLSPLGFSSFSSHAPLRLGRRGRLWKSTGPFRKQCVLRSPGNGRDSPDTSLLALAELYEDEAKRQSLCSDKPTTTKISNPKVSQSLKLDSLKRLRKPERSMSDDKENQRFYSGDSEYRGLQISGASNNPSKIVAELFKEAKEHGAVPLDEASRASGDFSKAKSFSGGGYRLGDSSQKHSEYIYGENQDVQILLKLWRNGFSLDDGELRSYSDPTNAQFLESVKRGEIPLELQRLVHGGQVNLDMEDHQEQEYVKPRLRFKAFSGEGQKLGSLTPEIVSTPSSPEEEEKSILNAPVLIDDSMPATKIQIRLADGSRLIQRFNQTHRRRTGRILILWLWETFILIFFQTPSSW; encoded by the exons ATGCGCGGGTCCCCCGCCGGGGCTGCCCCGACGTGCCCTCTGAGCCCACTCGGCTTTTCTTCCTTCAGCTCCCACGCCCCTTtgaggctgggaaggagaggacGCCTCTGGAAGAGCACTGGGCCCTTTAGGAAACAGTGTGTGCTCAGATCTCCGGGGAACGGGAGGGACTCTCCCGACACTTCACTA CTGGCTTTGGCAGAGTTATATGAAGATGAGGCTAAAAGACAGTCATTGTGTTCTGACAAGCCAACAACTACAAAGATCAGTAACCCAAAGGTATCACAGAG TCTTAAACTGGATTCTCTTAAGAGGTTGAGAAAACCAGAGAGAAGCATGAGTGAtgacaaagaaaaccaaag ATTTTATTCAGGTGACTCAGAATATAGAGGATTACAGATTTCTGGGGCTTCTAATAATCCGAGTAAAATTGTTGCTGAACTCTTCAAGGAAGCAAAAGAACATGGAGCTGTCCCATTAGATGAAGCTTCGAGAGCATCTGGTGATTTCAGTAAAGCCAAG tCGTTTTCTGGTGGTGGATACAGATTGGGTGACTCATCACAAAAGCACTCTGAATACATATATGGAGAAAATCAGGAT GTTCAAATTTTGCTGAAACTGTGGAGGAATGGATTCAGCTTAGATGATGGCGAGTTGAGATCCTATTCAGATCCAACAAATGCTCAATTTCTTGAGTCGGTTAAAAGAGG GGAAATTCCTTTGGAACTGCAGCGACTTGTTCATGGTGGCCAGGTAAATTTGGATATGGAAGATCACCAAGAACAGGAATATGTGAAGCCCAGACTGCGATTCAAAGCTTTCAGTGGCGAAGGGCAAAAGCTCGGAAG CCTTACACCTGAAATAGTCAGCACACCTTCTTccccagaggaggaggagaaatcCATTCTTAATGCACCTGTTCTGATTGATGATTCCATGCCAGCAACTAAAATTCAAATCAGATTAGCAGATGGAAGCCGGTTAATACAAAGATTTAATCAAACACACAG